TGCTCTGCTACTGTGAGGCGGCCTGAAGGCACAGGTATGCCCTTCTCTAGGCTGACCAATAGCTCATTTAGCCTCTTTTGTGCGTCACCCTTGCGGCCGTGAACAGTCTCAAAGTGGCGGCGAGGCTTGCCGTCTGGCCCGGTACCCGTGTAGACCTGAAGTTGCCAGGAGCGCTTACCTTTCTGGCGTATTGACCCTTTCACCTTCTTACCTCCCTGGGATAGCTTCCGTGTAGCTATTCTTGTACCGCTTGATTATGTGGTCCCTCATCGTGCATCCCCCTTTGGCTTTACTGGATAGTCCCGCTTCCTCTCGTAGTGACAGTCCTCCTCAGCAATGAGGTTATGGCCGCCGATCTTCACCGCCTTTAGCCGGCCTTCGTAGATCAACTGTCTCACTCTCTGTTCGCAGATACCCAGTCTCTTGGCTGCCTGCCTGGTGGTCAAGAACATATGCCTATTATAGCACTCGTGCTATGTATTATCAAGTACCGAAATGGCGTGGGCAGGTTGTAGTTGTTGTATTCTACTTGCCAAGGACTTGACAAGGCCCCTGCATCGTGGTAAGGTAAGCTTTGGACGGGGTGACAGATAGTCCAACACCTGAATAACAGCCCCAATAGGGATAAGGAGCCTAAAGGGGCACAGCCCCGGTAGGGACAAGAGCCCAAGCTAGGGACAGAAGCCTAAAGGGGCGCAAGAAGGAGATGAACATGGGTATCTCCTTCTTGCGCCCCTTTATTATTTGATCGAAGGAAGGTGATTGTCATGTCACAGGAAAAGTTGACCCTCAACATGAGGGAGGTGGCCCGTGTGCTGGGACTGAGCAAGTCTAGCGTCTTTGCTGCCGTGCACCGAGGCGAGATTCCCCACATTCGTGTGGGGAAACGGATTCTGATTCCCAAAGCAGCCCTAGAGCGGATGCTCTCTGA
The nucleotide sequence above comes from Chloroflexota bacterium. Encoded proteins:
- a CDS encoding helix-turn-helix domain-containing protein, with product MFLTTRQAAKRLGICEQRVRQLIYEGRLKAVKIGGHNLIAEEDCHYERKRDYPVKPKGDAR
- a CDS encoding helix-turn-helix domain-containing protein; translation: MSQEKLTLNMREVARVLGLSKSSVFAAVHRGEIPHIRVGKRILIPKAALERMLSEAAKPRGERNGS